The Corynebacterium confusum genome has a window encoding:
- the trpB gene encoding tryptophan synthase subunit beta has protein sequence MAEVSRETKKTILPAYFGEFGGQFVPESLIPALDQLEAAFVEAMDDPEFHKELAGYLKDYLGRPTPLTEVPKLGGKARIFLKREDLVHGGAHKTNQVIGQALLAKRMGKTRIIAETGAGQHGTATALACALLDLECVVYMGAKDVQRQQPNVYRMELMGAKVVPIDTGSGTLKDAVNEALRDWTATFHESHYLLGTAAGPHPFPTIVREFHRVISTEAKAQMLERTGGLPDLVVACVGGGSNAIGMFADFIDEEGVELVGAEPSGEGLDSGHHGATINNGTVGILHGARSYLMRNADGQVEESYSISAGLDYPGVGPQHAYLSATGRAKYVGITDAEALHAFQLLSQKEGIIPALESSHALAYALKRKDEDISILVSLSGRGDKDIDHVRATLSAHPELQLNQED, from the coding sequence ATGGCGGAAGTTTCACGTGAAACCAAGAAGACGATCCTCCCGGCCTATTTCGGGGAGTTCGGCGGGCAGTTCGTGCCCGAGTCCCTAATCCCGGCCCTCGACCAGCTCGAGGCCGCCTTCGTTGAGGCGATGGACGACCCGGAGTTCCACAAGGAGCTGGCCGGCTATCTCAAGGACTACCTGGGCCGCCCGACCCCGCTGACCGAGGTGCCCAAGCTCGGCGGCAAGGCCCGGATCTTCCTCAAGCGCGAAGACCTCGTCCACGGTGGCGCCCACAAGACCAACCAGGTTATCGGCCAGGCACTGCTGGCAAAGCGCATGGGCAAGACCCGCATCATCGCGGAGACCGGCGCCGGCCAGCACGGCACCGCTACGGCTCTGGCCTGCGCGCTGCTTGACCTCGAGTGCGTGGTCTACATGGGCGCCAAGGACGTCCAGCGCCAGCAGCCCAACGTCTACCGCATGGAGCTCATGGGCGCGAAGGTCGTCCCGATCGACACCGGCTCCGGCACCCTCAAGGACGCCGTGAACGAGGCCCTACGCGATTGGACCGCCACCTTCCACGAGTCCCACTATCTGTTGGGCACCGCGGCGGGCCCGCACCCGTTCCCGACGATCGTGCGCGAATTCCACCGGGTCATCTCCACCGAGGCGAAGGCCCAGATGCTCGAGCGCACCGGCGGCCTGCCCGACCTCGTGGTGGCCTGCGTGGGCGGCGGCTCCAACGCCATCGGCATGTTCGCCGACTTCATCGATGAGGAAGGCGTGGAGCTCGTCGGCGCCGAGCCCAGCGGCGAGGGCCTGGACTCCGGCCACCACGGCGCGACCATCAACAACGGCACCGTGGGCATCCTCCACGGCGCCCGCAGCTACCTGATGCGCAACGCGGACGGTCAGGTCGAGGAATCCTATTCCATCTCCGCCGGCCTGGACTACCCGGGCGTCGGCCCGCAGCACGCCTACCTGTCCGCCACCGGACGCGCGAAGTACGTCGGAATCACCGACGCCGAAGCCCTGCACGCCTTCCAGCTACTGAGTCAGAAGGAGGGCATCATCCCGGCCCTCGAGTCCTCCCACGCCCTGGCGTACGCACTCAAGCGCAAGGACGAGGACATCAGCATCCTCGTCTCCCTGTCCGGCCGCGGCGACAAGGACATCGATCACGTGCGCGCGACCTTAAGTGCCCACCCCGAACTGCAACTGAACCAGGAGGACTAA
- the trpA gene encoding tryptophan synthase subunit alpha — MTDNRYAKMFSALAELNEGAFVPFIMLSDPNAEDCLDTIRAVVGAGADALELGVPFSDPVADGPTIQASHIRALDGGATVDQALEIIRTVRAEFPELPIGMLIYGNVAFTRGRDKFYAEFHDAGADSILLPDVPVREGEPFAESAKKAGIDPIFIAPARATDATLAGVAALSKGYIYAISRDGVTGTERSSETLGLKEVVNNVARHDGPPVLLGFGISQPEHVRDAIAAGASGAITGSAITQIINEYVERTDPDDEHSPARVTDRAALDAKLNEYVSAMKAATRR, encoded by the coding sequence ATGACCGACAACCGCTACGCAAAGATGTTTTCCGCCCTCGCAGAGCTCAACGAGGGGGCCTTCGTCCCCTTCATTATGCTCAGCGACCCGAACGCCGAGGACTGCCTGGACACCATCCGCGCGGTGGTAGGCGCCGGCGCCGACGCGCTCGAGCTGGGCGTGCCGTTCTCCGATCCGGTCGCGGACGGCCCGACCATCCAGGCCTCCCACATCCGCGCCCTCGACGGCGGCGCCACCGTGGATCAGGCCCTGGAAATCATCCGAACCGTCCGCGCCGAATTCCCCGAGCTGCCCATCGGCATGCTCATCTACGGCAACGTCGCCTTCACCCGCGGCCGCGACAAGTTCTACGCGGAGTTCCACGACGCTGGCGCGGATTCCATTCTGCTGCCGGACGTTCCGGTGCGGGAGGGCGAGCCGTTTGCCGAGTCCGCAAAGAAGGCCGGCATCGATCCCATCTTCATCGCCCCGGCTCGCGCTACCGATGCCACCCTGGCCGGCGTAGCGGCCCTGTCCAAGGGCTATATCTACGCCATCTCCCGCGACGGCGTGACCGGTACCGAACGCTCCTCCGAGACGCTGGGGCTCAAAGAGGTCGTGAACAACGTCGCGCGCCACGACGGCCCGCCGGTCCTGCTCGGCTTCGGCATCTCCCAGCCGGAGCACGTCCGGGATGCCATCGCCGCCGGGGCCTCCGGCGCCATCACGGGCTCCGCCATCACCCAGATCATCAACGAGTACGTCGAGCGCACCGATCCGGACGACGAGCACTCGCCGGCCCGCGTGACCGACCGAGCAGCACTCGATGCCAAACTTAACGAGTACGTCTCCGCGATGAAGGCGGCCACCCGCCGCTAA
- a CDS encoding MMPL family transporter, producing the protein MATQDVDRTQEQLEQLGASGREQGSVDGWTLLQVSGADFVELRGELDGALVGGPDAELADVETAAAEDRQVIFPLVLVLIFAALVVMLRALVAPAIMIASVLLTNIAALGLGWWVSHYVLGERFWWPARPAKNAGGKSPASSAADDADGRARPVGGRSD; encoded by the coding sequence GTGGCCACCCAGGACGTGGACCGCACGCAGGAGCAGCTTGAGCAACTGGGCGCTAGCGGCCGCGAACAAGGCAGCGTCGATGGTTGGACCCTTCTGCAGGTCAGCGGCGCCGACTTCGTCGAGCTGCGCGGCGAGCTGGACGGGGCGCTCGTGGGCGGCCCGGATGCGGAGCTTGCCGACGTGGAGACCGCAGCGGCCGAGGACCGGCAGGTTATTTTCCCCCTCGTGCTGGTGCTGATCTTCGCCGCTCTCGTGGTCATGCTGCGGGCCTTGGTGGCCCCGGCCATCATGATCGCCTCCGTCCTGCTGACCAATATCGCGGCGCTGGGCCTGGGCTGGTGGGTCTCCCACTACGTGCTGGGCGAGCGCTTCTGGTGGCCGGCCCGCCCAGCAAAGAACGCGGGCGGGAAGTCCCCTGCTTCTTCTGCTGCTGACGATGCTGATGGTCGTGCTCGGCCAGTCGGTGGCCGCAGCGACTAA
- a CDS encoding dicarboxylate/amino acid:cation symporter, giving the protein MNLKTLSQNLLFRIAVAIVLGIGLSFVAPEWLGRVFATFNGLFGNFLNFFIPVLIFALIAPAIAALGRGAAKWLGVTAGIAWGSTIIAGLLAYGVSLLVYPWMLAGQTINTNVSDIDAGALEPYFEVEMPAPIEVMTALLLSFCIGVAMTQVKSDNLYNVTKELENVVVKVIWGFVIPLLPFYIFGMFLDLGMNGNLVDVLVAFGKVLLLSVAMTLVYLVIQYLIAGAITGKNPFKALKNMLPAYATALGTSSSAATIPVTLENALKNNISKPVASFVVPLGATIHIAGSMIKLMLYAFAIIYLTGMDVSFGAAMGFMVLLSITMIAAPGVPGGAVMVAVGLLSQNMGFDDNLVALMIAAYIAVDSVGTAANVTGDGAIAMIVDKFARGKINAEGEPANAEAARPVAQEERP; this is encoded by the coding sequence ATGAATTTGAAAACACTGAGCCAGAACCTGTTGTTTCGGATCGCCGTAGCCATCGTGCTGGGCATCGGCTTAAGCTTTGTCGCGCCGGAATGGCTGGGCCGGGTCTTTGCCACCTTCAACGGGCTTTTCGGCAATTTCCTTAACTTCTTCATCCCCGTCCTGATCTTCGCGCTTATCGCCCCCGCCATCGCCGCGCTCGGCCGCGGTGCCGCCAAGTGGCTCGGGGTCACCGCCGGCATTGCTTGGGGCTCGACCATCATCGCGGGCCTTCTGGCCTACGGCGTTTCCCTGCTGGTCTACCCGTGGATGCTGGCCGGCCAGACCATCAACACGAACGTCTCTGATATCGATGCGGGCGCGCTGGAGCCCTACTTCGAGGTAGAGATGCCCGCGCCCATCGAGGTCATGACCGCCCTCCTGCTGTCGTTCTGCATCGGCGTGGCCATGACCCAAGTCAAGTCCGACAACCTGTACAACGTCACCAAAGAGCTTGAGAACGTAGTGGTCAAGGTCATCTGGGGCTTTGTCATCCCGCTGCTGCCGTTCTATATCTTCGGCATGTTCCTGGATCTGGGCATGAATGGCAACCTCGTCGACGTGCTCGTCGCCTTCGGCAAGGTCCTGCTGCTGTCCGTCGCCATGACGCTGGTCTACCTGGTTATCCAGTACCTGATCGCCGGCGCGATCACCGGCAAGAACCCGTTCAAGGCGCTGAAGAATATGCTGCCGGCCTACGCCACCGCGCTCGGTACCTCCTCCTCCGCCGCCACCATCCCGGTGACGCTGGAAAACGCGCTGAAGAACAATATCTCCAAGCCGGTCGCCAGCTTCGTGGTCCCGCTGGGCGCGACCATCCACATCGCAGGCTCGATGATCAAGCTGATGCTTTACGCCTTCGCCATCATCTACCTGACGGGCATGGACGTCAGCTTCGGCGCGGCCATGGGCTTCATGGTCCTGCTGTCGATCACCATGATTGCCGCCCCGGGCGTGCCGGGCGGTGCGGTCATGGTTGCCGTCGGCCTGCTGAGCCAGAACATGGGCTTCGACGACAACCTCGTCGCCCTGATGATCGCCGCCTACATCGCCGTCGACTCCGTGGGCACCGCGGCCAACGTCACGGGCGACGGTGCCATCGCGATGATCGTGGACAAGTTCGCCCGCGGCAAGATCAACGCGGAGGGCGAGCCCGCTAACGCCGAGGCCGCCCGCCCGGTCGCCCAGGAGGAGCGCCCGTAG